The following are encoded in a window of Kitasatospora sp. NBC_01250 genomic DNA:
- a CDS encoding DUF305 domain-containing protein: protein MQRRGDVVAAAQGGAEPPAADELPGFDETDRLDDTGALESAAAPERRRTLWWPAALAAVVALCLGVPALVASASSASGSSVSAPSTSSPEAGFARDMATHHQQAIDMSFIVRDRTDNAEVRGLAFDIINTQANQRGMLMGYLDQWGLTQASSAPPMAWMKMAPYQAHDGSLMPGMATNTQLAQLQQLSGTAAEIFYLQLMLNHHKGGIAMAQAYADVAQNAAEKRLADSMVASQSSEIQLMTTMLAERGAKPLPS from the coding sequence GTGCAGCGACGGGGCGATGTAGTGGCCGCCGCGCAGGGTGGCGCCGAGCCGCCTGCCGCCGACGAGCTGCCCGGCTTCGACGAGACGGACCGGCTGGACGACACCGGCGCCCTCGAGTCCGCCGCCGCGCCCGAGCGGCGGCGCACGCTCTGGTGGCCGGCCGCGCTGGCGGCGGTCGTGGCGCTCTGCCTGGGCGTCCCGGCGCTGGTGGCCAGCGCCTCCTCGGCCTCCGGCTCGTCGGTGTCCGCGCCGTCCACCAGCTCGCCCGAGGCCGGGTTCGCGCGGGACATGGCGACGCACCATCAGCAGGCGATCGACATGTCGTTCATCGTCCGGGACCGGACCGACAACGCCGAGGTGCGCGGGCTCGCCTTCGACATCATCAACACCCAGGCGAACCAGCGGGGCATGCTGATGGGCTACCTCGACCAGTGGGGGCTGACCCAGGCCTCCTCGGCCCCGCCGATGGCCTGGATGAAGATGGCGCCCTACCAGGCGCACGACGGCTCGCTGATGCCCGGGATGGCGACCAACACGCAGCTCGCCCAGCTCCAGCAGCTCAGCGGCACCGCGGCGGAGATCTTCTACCTGCAGCTGATGCTCAACCACCACAAGGGCGGCATCGCGATGGCGCAGGCCTACGCCGACGTGGCGCAGAACGCGGCGGAGAAGCGGCTGGCGGACTCGATGGTGGCCTCGCAGAGCTCCGAGATCCAGCTGATGACGACCATGCTCGCGGAGCGCGGCGCCAAGCCGCTGCCGTCCTAG
- a CDS encoding MarR family winged helix-turn-helix transcriptional regulator, producing MSAAPRPLPPTDPADQADQSGHAGSGPERAQGQDAARQLGSALEEAQAIERAQRLTDVVTRLRRALRSSIRTDYPWESLPMAQVELLQTLAAAPLRVGELAARQKLAPNTVSGLVGKLLDAGFVDRQADPGDRRTARIALTAAGHQQLADWQRAHERRIAGALATLSPAEHDAVMAALPGLDHLARALAGGIPADA from the coding sequence ATGTCCGCCGCGCCCCGCCCCCTGCCGCCGACCGACCCGGCCGATCAGGCCGATCAGTCCGGCCACGCCGGTTCCGGCCCGGAGCGGGCCCAGGGCCAGGACGCCGCCCGGCAGCTCGGCTCGGCGCTGGAGGAGGCGCAGGCCATCGAGCGGGCGCAACGGCTGACGGACGTCGTGACCCGGCTGCGCCGCGCGCTGCGCAGCAGCATCAGGACCGACTACCCGTGGGAGTCGCTGCCCATGGCGCAGGTGGAGCTGCTGCAGACGCTGGCCGCCGCCCCGCTGCGGGTCGGCGAGCTGGCGGCCCGGCAGAAGCTGGCGCCGAACACGGTCAGCGGTCTGGTCGGCAAGCTGCTGGACGCCGGCTTCGTGGACCGCCAGGCCGACCCCGGCGACCGCCGCACCGCCCGGATCGCGCTCACCGCGGCCGGCCACCAGCAGCTCGCCGACTGGCAGCGCGCGCACGAGCGCCGGATCGCGGGCGCGCTGGCCACGCTCTCCCCCGCGGAGCACGACGCGGTCATGGCCGCGCTGCCCGGCCTGGACCACCTGGCCAGGGCGCTGGCGGGCGGCATCCCGGCCGACGCCTGA
- a CDS encoding protein phosphatase 2C domain-containing protein — translation MTNQGAPAQRRPEDGDARDGWWAHVYEGPAGRLPDTPQAAGGDGSVDDWFDSIASAVGLIGTQRSGEGEPAAEPDLEPEPEPAAAEPEPGPESQPASEAAPAPVPVPTPAPAPAKLDLTKPARPPAAPPAPAAPPAPVPPPAPVVPPAPAPHVGSRPPTYGPEPTVLPAALPERASAVVPDTVLDGAQYPGFTLRAASVRGDSARYRGEPRGDALLVTRFGEAPDGLVLAVLGSRARPRVDPRVDSAAGAAADPAQPLPDTIQQACAHLAEAIGRSCAELAADLREGARDRLRYGLQRLTARAAAGLRAVAPDAGALHCLLISLDPAATHRAAFGLGPGGLYLLRAGHWIDAYGARLLHHPDGPAAVPEPRPFRFRLVPVTPGDILLLCSPGLAEPIAEEPAVAHFLATHWSHPHPPGTVDFLRQVQVRAKGYADDRTAAALWSD, via the coding sequence ATGACCAACCAGGGCGCCCCAGCACAGCGCCGCCCGGAGGACGGGGACGCGCGGGACGGTTGGTGGGCCCACGTCTACGAGGGTCCGGCCGGCCGCCTGCCCGACACCCCGCAGGCGGCGGGCGGGGACGGCAGCGTGGACGACTGGTTCGACTCGATCGCCTCGGCGGTGGGCCTGATCGGGACGCAGCGCTCGGGGGAGGGCGAGCCGGCGGCGGAGCCGGACCTGGAGCCGGAGCCTGAGCCGGCGGCGGCGGAGCCCGAGCCCGGACCTGAGTCGCAGCCCGCTTCCGAGGCCGCGCCCGCACCCGTGCCCGTCCCCACGCCCGCGCCCGCTCCCGCCAAGCTGGACCTCACCAAGCCCGCTCGTCCTCCCGCCGCCCCGCCCGCCCCCGCCGCCCCGCCTGCCCCGGTGCCCCCGCCCGCCCCCGTAGTCCCGCCCGCCCCCGCGCCGCACGTCGGTTCCCGGCCGCCGACCTACGGGCCCGAGCCCACCGTGCTGCCCGCCGCGCTCCCCGAACGCGCGTCAGCCGTCGTCCCCGACACGGTCCTCGACGGCGCCCAGTACCCGGGCTTCACCCTGCGCGCCGCCTCCGTGCGCGGCGACTCCGCCCGCTACCGCGGCGAGCCGCGCGGGGACGCGCTCCTGGTGACCCGCTTCGGTGAGGCGCCGGACGGCCTGGTGCTCGCCGTCCTCGGCAGCCGGGCCCGCCCCCGGGTCGATCCGCGCGTCGATTCCGCGGCCGGGGCCGCGGCCGACCCGGCCCAACCGCTGCCCGACACCATCCAGCAGGCCTGCGCCCACCTGGCCGAGGCGATCGGCCGCTCGTGCGCCGAACTCGCCGCCGACCTGCGCGAGGGCGCCCGCGACCGGCTGCGCTACGGGCTCCAGCGGCTGACCGCGCGCGCCGCCGCGGGCCTGCGCGCGGTGGCGCCGGACGCCGGGGCGCTGCACTGCCTGCTGATCTCCCTCGACCCGGCGGCCACCCACCGGGCCGCCTTCGGCCTGGGCCCCGGCGGCCTCTACCTGCTCCGGGCCGGGCACTGGATCGACGCCTACGGCGCCCGTCTGCTGCACCACCCGGACGGCCCGGCCGCCGTGCCCGAGCCGCGCCCGTTCCGGTTCCGGCTGGTCCCGGTGACGCCCGGCGACATCCTGCTGCTCTGCTCGCCGGGGCTGGCCGAGCCGATCGCCGAGGAGCCGGCCGTCGCCCACTTCCTGGCCACCCACTGGTCCCACCCGCACCCGCCCGGCACGGTCGACTTCCTGCGCCAGGTCCAGGTCCGTGCCAAGGGCTACGCGGACGACCGCACGGCCGCCGCGCTCTGGTCGGACTGA
- a CDS encoding DUF3105 domain-containing protein: MGSASKQTNNGPGGKNAGAAKSDEPLVTNRSAKAKGGKQADRRERIAQLRAEEQRREKRMKVIAFSVAGVLIAATVGVGGYIVVDANKKHDKEVAAAKAPIPGVQTWTGLTRNHVQGTVNYPQTPPVGGDHNPVWLTCMGNVYDKPVQNENAVHSLEHGAVWVTYNDKATADDIKTLSDKVKVTPYSMMSPYPTEKGTITLSAWGTQLVLDSAKDPRVNEFFTKYVQGPQTQEPGASCSDGAM, encoded by the coding sequence GTGGGTTCCGCCTCCAAGCAGACCAACAACGGCCCGGGCGGCAAGAACGCCGGCGCCGCCAAGTCGGACGAGCCGCTGGTGACCAACCGCTCGGCGAAGGCCAAGGGCGGCAAGCAGGCCGACCGCCGCGAGCGCATCGCCCAGCTGCGGGCGGAGGAGCAGCGCCGCGAGAAGCGGATGAAGGTCATCGCCTTCTCGGTGGCCGGCGTGCTGATCGCGGCCACCGTCGGCGTCGGCGGCTACATCGTCGTCGACGCCAACAAGAAGCACGACAAGGAGGTCGCGGCCGCGAAGGCGCCGATCCCGGGCGTGCAGACGTGGACCGGCCTGACCCGCAACCACGTGCAGGGCACGGTCAACTACCCGCAGACCCCGCCGGTCGGCGGCGACCACAACCCGGTCTGGCTGACCTGCATGGGCAACGTCTACGACAAGCCGGTGCAGAACGAGAACGCGGTGCACTCGCTGGAGCACGGCGCGGTCTGGGTCACCTACAACGACAAGGCCACCGCGGACGACATCAAGACGCTGTCGGACAAGGTCAAGGTCACCCCGTACTCGATGATGAGCCCGTACCCGACCGAGAAGGGCACCATCACCCTCAGCGCCTGGGGCACCCAGCTCGTGCTGGACAGCGCCAAGGACCCGCGGGTGAACGAGTTCTTCACCAAGTACGTCCAGGGCCCGCAGACCCAGGAGCCCGGCGCGTCGTGCAGCGACGGGGCGATGTAG